A portion of the Clupea harengus chromosome 18, Ch_v2.0.2, whole genome shotgun sequence genome contains these proteins:
- the LOC122133773 gene encoding uncharacterized protein LOC122133773: MEVVPSIGPGENTQGRSIKPQAGRINKKSRKKKSKKWQAGLFVILISILSVILYLPWVSPRKTVWKIGPTMEREYTADDGKWIVIETYKYLKEVEIPIMSKLELGDTEERNRTRLGALAIGILKPGWEWNKLPKTKNEQILKCGQSPWTDADRPLCERLNDPRWEQYQGGKEWDWKRFLELFEGTSNIKHTTNCQGIPGSWYIEKEGKLIVNLLMKCLNHVSRIITKTCRSTLVRGMTFHPWNQGQKAIGPLEFWDCKCRKEKDEKGNVTICEENLRKETASERDEMNMEGAEEIRITLSNPPSLSQETEDLSDHIWNRPNKEKMKRAEPSAIGQDQIWARFTYKPGPVKCKYCNLERYTLQNAFYFNWTLFNTQGPNLGIQINPAQKMHKLARGILNVYEHYIRVPNWHNEQTRDWFTQTNITEPGMAKWESNMLDCLQKSTGDRSFWTSPRLPKFRLEGQPRSEWDGKIDQLWDKNAWGSIQEMVGEMSLRQLKNSISKEVLMKRLAEGIKQLKEDRAVNWVKQLSLDTAPNERFILAVGACARQVHTQAKGELQEVMVEFMNNQFAALITGTLDLTIPFVLIKPTPQEVCDRGRGPPSMFFDKGKRFCTDYRLLMEASMLGPVQARKIPGWLGRVRYEYFPSECDKPNGGIWVYQYDADPAATARRAAYWETLMMATRSLRNDEVVVHWIKPERIRGKNTWVPKWCKWNIATKNVWIPPPLIEEKGRRVWNIYNYFVEYDSVSQGIIKWNTKMAQTAKKLMRDSDHWPTLVPNTVVIGAAMAKWKVYCKGPNSNLDGFYGQLPTKDWYEAMGKRLMEEQDNEIHEMLNSKAPDGEIFWRWKIKNGVQCYPSHQATLVTGNYTWTGVWWTLIQKGITELPGMAAETAASIVKTMFDKTISPVLYTLWETVQYIAYPLLGLVIIGMMTKASLRVRQVSLRCRKTGNGLTAEEAHLLERRHE; encoded by the coding sequence ATGGAGGTTGTACCGAGCATTGGTCCTGGAGAGAACACACAAGGAAGGTCAATCAAACCCCAGGCAGGGAGGATtaataaaaaaagtagaaaaaagaaaagcaagaaaTGGCAAGCGGGGCTGTTTGTAATTTTAATAAGCATCTTAAGTGTAATCCTCTACTTACCTTGGGTAAGCCCTAGAAAGACGGTGTGGAAAATAGGACCTACCATGGAGAGAGAGTATACAGCTGATGATGGTAAATGGATAGTTATAGAAACTTATAAATACCTAAAGGAAGTAGAGATCCCTATCATGTCAAAACTAGAGTTGGGAGACACGGAGGAAAGGAATAGAACAAGGCTGGGGGCATTGGCCATAGGAATATTGAAACCAGGATGGGAATGGAATAAATTGCCAAAAACTAAGAATGAACAAATTTTGAAATGTGGTCAGAGTCCGTGGACAGATGCAGACCGCCCATTGTGTGAACGGTTGAATGATCCTAGATGGGAGCAATACCAGGGTGGTAAGGAGTGGGACTGGAAAAGGTTTTTGGAGTTATTTGAGGGAACAAGTAACATTAAACATACTACAAACTGTCAGGGAATTCCTGGAAGCTGgtatatagagaaagagggtaAACTGATAGTGAATCTGCTTATGAAATGTCTAAATCATGTTTCTCGAATTATCACAAAAACCTGTAGATCCACGCTGGTGAGAGGGATGACCTTTCACCCGTGGAATCAAGGCCAAAAGGCGATAGGTCCGCTGGAATTCTGGGATTGCAAATGTCGTAAAGAAAAGGATGAAAAGGGAAATGTTACTATTTGTGAAGAAAACCTGAGAAAAGAGACTGCAAGCGAGAGAGACGAAATGAACATGGAGGGGGCAGAGGAAATTAGGATAACCCTCTCTAACCCCCCGTCTCTAAGCCAGGAAACGGAGGACTTATCAGATCACATTTGGAACAgaccaaacaaagaaaaaatgaaaagagcTGAACCTTCGGCTATAGGACAGGATCAAATATGGGCAAGGTTTACATACAAACCGGGTCCggtaaaatgtaaatattgcaACCTGGAGAGGTATACTCTACAAAATGCTTTCTATTTTAATTGGACCTTGTTCAATACTCAGGGTCCTAATTTAGGCATACAAATAAATCCAGCTCAAAAAATGCACAAACTGGCCAGGGGAATCTTAAATGTATATGAACATTACATAAGAGTCCCAAACTGGCACAACGAGCAGACTAGAGACTGGTTTACACAAACTAATATAACAGAGCCGGGAATGGCCAAATGGGAATCAAATATGTTGGATTGTTTGCAAAAAAGCACGGGGGACCGTTCTTTCTGGACTTCACCTCGGTTACCAAAATTTAGACTGGAGGGTCAGCCTCGGTCAGAATGGGACGGAAAAATAGATCAACTGTGGGATAAAAATGCATGGGGATCTATACAGGAAATGGTTGGAGAAATGTCTCTACGACAGTTAAAAAACTCGATAAGTAAAGAGGTTCTTATGAAAAGACTAGCAGAGGGCATAAAACAACTCAAGGAAGACCGAGCGGTGAACTGGGTTAAACAACTATCATTAGACACTGCCCCTAATGAACGATTCATTTTAGCAGTGGGGGCGTGTGCCaggcaagtacacacacaagccaaggGGGAATTACAGGAAGTGATGGTGGAATTTATGAACAATCAATTCGCAGCCTTAATAACTGGAACACTAGACTTAACTATACCATTTGTGTTAATAAAACCCACTCCCCAAGAGGTatgtgatagagggagaggtcCTCCCTCGATGTTTTTTGATAAAGGAAAGAGATTTTGTACAGACTATAGATTGCTGATGGAAGCATCTATGTTGGGACCTGTTCAAGCAAGAAAAatacctggatggttggggagGGTCAGGTATGAGTATTTCCCATCTGAATGTGATAAGCCTAATGGAGGTATTTGGGTGTACCAATATGATGCTGACCCTGCGGCCACCGCTAGACGGGCAGCTTATTGGGAGACTCTAATGATGGCGACGCGATCGCTGCGAAATGACGAGGTAGTTGTGCATTGGATAAAACCAGAGCGCATACGAGGGAAAAATACATGGGTGCCAAAATGGTGCAAATGGAACATAGCCACAAAAAATGTTTGGATACCTCCACCACTCatagaagagaaaggaagaagagtgtggAATATCTATAATTATTTTGTAGAATACGACTCGGTGAGTCAGGGAATAATAAAATGGAACACCAAGATGGCACAAACAGCTAAAAAATTAATGCGAGATTCTGACCATTGGCCTACGCTTGTCCCAAATACTGTAGTGATCGGGGCAGCCATGGCAAAATGGAAAGTTTATTGCAAAGGACCGAACAGTAATTTAGACGGTTTTTATGGCCAACTGCCTACGAAAGATTGGTATGAGGCCATGGGTAAAAGACTGATGGAAGAGCAAGATAATGAGATCCACGAAATGTTAAACAGTAAGGCCCCTGATGGGGAGATATTTTGGAGATGGAAAATCAAAAATGGTGTGCAATGCTACCCATCTCACCAGGCGACTCTGGTTACCGGTAATTACACCTGGACAGGAGTGTGGTGGACTTTAATTCAGAAGGGAATAACAGAACTCCCAGGGATGGCTGCAGAGACAGCGGCTAGTATCGTCAAAACGATGTTTGATAAAACAATCTCACCTGTTCTTTACACTTTGTGGGAAACGGTTCAATACATAGCGTATCCCCTATTAGGACTAGTGATAATCGGAATGATGACTAAGGCATCTTTGCGAGTGAGGCAGGTGTCACTGcgatgcagaaaaacaggaaacgGTTTGACCGCAGAAGAGGCCCACCTGCTAGAGAGGCGTCACGAGTag